In Desulfobulbus oralis, one DNA window encodes the following:
- a CDS encoding DUF6883 domain-containing protein codes for MTRVPRVCGDESLAGEWSEESSDLNRIMQELRIRLGSMYREQVAREVSGVRKLVDKYFPEEKQKNANSEFLAALQKLYDGLLSGATKANNRVFYDLAANIAVMAARQCKVSPDSLTRHLQATVARYAEIEAGDCLQSSVRQLRELALGEIDPREALLDRLAQWNATRAEKLSKVAAVHGANWYAREAYRKAGVKRLKWIANGSRSCNICRQLNGKIVGIEKAFVGKGEVIPGGAGKWDYTARRAKMHPPVHGGCVCAIIPLYEDYWVTDEKTDDLGHLVNADSAFVDERKLTQYSLNKESLNPDARSKAEMFSDILGFEKENWRLLQQKLVEGVQEYRPNQIKHSNDNDHYTIMIPVRGLNGNEVVLETAWQYLGKNDYPQLITAYIPGKNRERRWLFLLDDLEV; via the coding sequence TTGACCCGTGTTCCCCGCGTCTGCGGGGATGAATCGCTTGCAGGCGAATGGAGTGAAGAAAGCAGCGATCTGAACCGCATTATGCAGGAGCTTCGGATCAGGCTGGGATCGATGTACCGTGAGCAGGTGGCGCGGGAAGTATCTGGCGTGCGCAAGCTGGTTGACAAATACTTCCCGGAGGAGAAACAAAAGAACGCGAACAGCGAGTTTCTCGCGGCACTGCAAAAGTTGTATGATGGTTTACTGTCTGGCGCCACCAAAGCGAATAATCGCGTGTTTTACGATCTGGCCGCGAATATTGCGGTGATGGCTGCCCGGCAGTGCAAGGTGTCGCCGGATTCGCTGACCAGGCATTTGCAGGCCACGGTTGCCCGGTATGCCGAGATCGAGGCTGGCGATTGCCTGCAATCATCAGTACGGCAATTGCGGGAGCTGGCTTTGGGCGAAATCGACCCACGGGAAGCCCTTCTGGACCGGCTTGCACAGTGGAATGCCACGCGGGCCGAGAAGCTGAGCAAAGTGGCGGCAGTGCATGGGGCCAACTGGTATGCTCGCGAGGCGTACAGAAAAGCTGGCGTGAAGCGGCTCAAATGGATCGCCAACGGCAGCAGGTCCTGCAATATTTGTCGTCAGTTGAACGGCAAGATTGTGGGGATAGAGAAGGCTTTTGTCGGCAAGGGCGAGGTTATCCCCGGTGGGGCTGGCAAATGGGACTACACCGCCAGACGAGCCAAAATGCACCCGCCTGTTCATGGCGGTTGCGTGTGCGCGATCATCCCGCTGTATGAGGATTATTGGGTCACGGATGAAAAGACGGATGACCTTGGCCATTTGGTGAATGCGGACAGCGCATTTGTTGATGAGCGGAAATTGACCCAATATTCGCTGAATAAGGAGTCTTTAAACCCGGACGCTCGCAGCAAAGCTGAGATGTTCTCCGATATTTTGGGATTTGAAAAAGAAAATTGGCGATTGCTACAGCAAAAACTCGTTGAAGGCGTGCAGGAATATCGGCCTAATCAGATAAAACACTCCAATGATAACGATCATTATACTATAATGATTCCTGTCAGGGGCCTAAACGGAAATGAAGTGGTTTTGGAAACAGCATGGCAATATTTGGGAAAAAATGATTACCCACAATTGATTACTGCTTATATTCCAGGGAAAAACAGAGAAAGACGATGGCTGTTTTTACTGGATGATTTGGAGGTGTAG
- a CDS encoding adenylosuccinate synthetase has protein sequence MTKQVRIVMGANYGDEGKGLLVDYFVKSALAMGESCIVVCSNGGAQRGHTVVSDGIRHVFHHFGSGTLAGAATYIDRHFLVNPIIFREEYQQLEKLGKLPMVYISSACRFVTPFDCMINQMLEESRGSDRHGTCGHGIWETIHRYHAQDDMCSTSLEEILIYGPLFLKSVLRNIRDRFFFPRLAEYGIKNKEMPSAKYRELAMSEGLINHYVDDFFFMINHCTLMGDPSFLREFGHVVFENGQGLLLDGDEEERDDGMEYKTPSRTGIHYPQETIMQSFGPEVPIESCYVSRTYVTRHGAGELAGECGRHELNPGIVDVTNTYNPFQGSLRYGHMDMQKLAERIASQPKVREEAVNESVSIALTHVNEYPVAIPHSGIFRYMSDNEAVVWEV, from the coding sequence ATGACAAAACAAGTGCGGATAGTTATGGGCGCCAACTATGGCGATGAAGGAAAAGGCTTGCTGGTTGACTACTTCGTCAAATCTGCTCTTGCAATGGGGGAATCTTGTATAGTCGTATGCAGTAATGGTGGAGCACAGAGAGGACATACCGTCGTTTCCGATGGCATACGGCATGTGTTTCATCATTTTGGCTCTGGAACACTGGCAGGGGCTGCAACTTATATAGACAGGCATTTTCTTGTAAATCCGATCATATTCCGGGAAGAATACCAACAGTTGGAAAAACTGGGAAAATTACCCATGGTATATATAAGCAGTGCCTGCCGATTTGTGACGCCATTTGATTGTATGATCAATCAGATGCTTGAAGAGAGCAGAGGATCTGACAGGCATGGTACCTGTGGACATGGTATATGGGAAACAATACACAGATACCATGCGCAAGATGATATGTGTAGCACAAGCCTTGAGGAAATCTTAATTTATGGACCGCTATTTCTGAAAAGCGTTCTCAGAAATATCCGTGATAGATTCTTTTTCCCAAGACTTGCTGAATACGGCATAAAAAACAAGGAAATGCCATCTGCAAAGTATCGTGAACTGGCAATGTCAGAAGGTCTGATAAACCATTATGTGGATGACTTTTTTTTCATGATTAACCATTGCACGCTCATGGGCGACCCTTCATTTCTCCGCGAATTTGGCCATGTGGTATTCGAGAATGGTCAAGGCCTTCTGCTGGATGGTGATGAAGAGGAGCGAGATGATGGCATGGAATATAAAACCCCCAGCAGAACGGGTATTCATTATCCTCAGGAAACCATCATGCAATCCTTTGGGCCGGAAGTGCCGATCGAATCATGCTATGTGAGCAGAACCTATGTCACGCGTCATGGTGCCGGAGAATTGGCGGGTGAATGCGGCCGCCATGAACTTAACCCCGGAATCGTTGATGTGACCAATACGTATAATCCTTTTCAGGGAAGCCTGCGTTATGGCCATATGGACATGCAAAAACTTGCAGAACGCATTGCATCACAACCCAAGGTGCGGGAAGAAGCGGTAAACGAAAGCGTCAGTATTGCCCTCACCCATGTGAACGAATACCCGGTGGCTATTCCCCATTCAGGCATTTTCAGGTATATGTCGGATAACGAGGCTGTGGTCTGGGAGGTTTAG
- a CDS encoding nitroreductase family protein gives MSEFLKLQTTRRSIYALGKNVPFSTSALIELIERAITQTPSAFNSQTSRAVLLFGQESKDFWRHLTASALEKIMPADAFEQTKEKLAGFAAGIGTILFFEDQDVITTLEEKYPRYAENFKLWSEQSHGIALYATWLALAERGIGMSVQHYNPLVDVQVAEKYALPQSWRLRAQAPFGSIEAPAGEKGFMDRAERFKVFGD, from the coding sequence ATGTCAGAATTTTTAAAACTGCAAACAACACGTCGATCTATCTATGCACTTGGAAAAAACGTGCCTTTCTCGACCTCGGCATTGATTGAACTGATAGAAAGGGCTATCACGCAGACACCATCTGCATTCAATTCACAAACGAGCCGGGCAGTGCTTTTGTTCGGTCAGGAATCTAAAGATTTCTGGAGACACCTCACCGCCAGCGCTTTGGAGAAGATAATGCCGGCAGATGCATTTGAACAAACAAAAGAGAAGCTGGCTGGATTTGCCGCAGGTATTGGGACCATTCTTTTTTTTGAAGATCAGGATGTGATCACCACTTTGGAAGAAAAGTATCCGCGGTATGCTGAGAATTTCAAGCTGTGGTCGGAACAATCGCACGGCATTGCCCTCTATGCGACCTGGTTGGCATTGGCTGAACGAGGTATTGGTATGAGCGTCCAGCACTACAATCCTCTTGTTGATGTGCAGGTAGCCGAAAAGTACGCGTTGCCCCAGAGCTGGCGGCTTCGGGCACAAGCTCCTTTCGGCTCGATCGAAGCTCCTGCGGGTGAAAAGGGATTTATGGACAGGGCAGAGCGCTTCAAGGTGTTCGGGGACTGA
- a CDS encoding NUDIX hydrolase encodes MAESKRTAGGLEGYDPSMFDKPSVTVDILVVTAGKRKKGGRADESGDGSGMKTASLRRRGSAKERVEPALQLLLVKRDNEPFRDFWALPGGFVGMHDELEDTARRKLAEKACVEGAYMEQLYTFGGVERDPRMRIISVAYLALVPEGAVRFEPGNTVSDAALFNVERREEGIVLSSAMGVEIKLESLAFDHGHIISVGLERMRGKVDYTSIIFELLRSKSDFTLLELKRAYDCLKGEESNLSNFRKMIMKRYLDQGFMEESGHTTKRNSVREAKCYRVRAKD; translated from the coding sequence ATGGCAGAGAGCAAACGGACAGCAGGTGGCCTAGAAGGATATGATCCCTCAATGTTTGATAAGCCGTCAGTAACGGTGGATATCCTCGTCGTAACGGCAGGAAAGAGAAAAAAAGGAGGAAGGGCCGACGAAAGCGGGGATGGCTCGGGGATGAAAACCGCCTCTTTACGGCGGCGAGGTTCCGCGAAAGAACGGGTGGAACCAGCCCTGCAATTGCTTCTGGTCAAGAGAGATAATGAGCCCTTTCGTGATTTCTGGGCTTTGCCCGGCGGTTTTGTTGGCATGCATGATGAGCTCGAAGACACGGCGCGGCGGAAACTTGCCGAGAAAGCGTGCGTTGAAGGGGCGTATATGGAGCAGTTATATACATTCGGAGGAGTGGAGCGCGATCCAAGGATGCGGATCATTTCCGTTGCATATCTGGCTCTCGTCCCGGAAGGTGCGGTTCGGTTCGAGCCGGGAAACACCGTGTCTGATGCAGCGCTTTTCAATGTCGAAAGAAGAGAGGAAGGTATTGTCCTGAGTTCCGCCATGGGCGTGGAAATCAAGCTGGAGTCTCTGGCTTTTGATCATGGGCATATCATATCTGTCGGCCTTGAAAGGATGCGGGGTAAGGTGGATTATACCAGCATCATATTTGAGCTCCTCCGTAGCAAGTCGGACTTCACGCTTCTGGAGCTCAAGAGGGCCTATGACTGTCTGAAAGGCGAAGAAAGCAATTTATCTAATTTTCGGAAGATGATCATGAAACGATATCTGGATCAGGGCTTTATGGAAGAAAGCGGGCATACGACGAAACGAAATTCCGTTCGTGAGGCAAAGTGTTACCGGGTGAGAGCGAAGGATTGA